In Mycteria americana isolate JAX WOST 10 ecotype Jacksonville Zoo and Gardens chromosome 3, USCA_MyAme_1.0, whole genome shotgun sequence, a single genomic region encodes these proteins:
- the LOC142407441 gene encoding uncharacterized protein LOC142407441, whose product MLTISVQDVNEEPAFLNNAYSAQILNSVPYKYPVITVQATDPDSGDNGLLLYSLVNNQKNVFDIDENTGQIFTVSVAGKTGTFYLEVQAADQGTRRLTAQTTVNVTIHSSSSNNIVVVVLSQKINVVERNIAEVKRVLENKLAWNVYIVDVYSNEFERKARSSTDVTYVKIIAFDKANQEVSAEDVKRKLREQKSNIEIELEEIFSTPVTAAIEEAPADSATPELIATIVLSVLLACTLVAFLVYVLFTLKRKRKYRQQYLVKQQAEIMEGIDNPCATDKSGSLNSLKKLEHTNNVKMEIIAFSNMEDTKGGDADKDVIQANETRNYLETLLLDCNSEHEENVASEKAAEPRNVDAQPTAEFRTKQDYFLTDTNQESALSVTPDPTMPAPEKELKGVKFSEVAIILDAEPEDDEPEDDEPEDDEPDDHDVFFHQ is encoded by the exons ATGCTGACAATCTCAGTGCAGGATGTAAATGAAGAGCCAGCATTTTTGAATAATGCCTACTCTGCTCAGATACTGAACTCTGTGCCGTACAAGTACCCGGTTATTACAGTTCAG gcCACAGATCCAGATTCAGGAGACAACGGACTTCTGCTGTACAGCTTAGTGAATAATCAAAAGAATGTATTTGACATCGATGAAAACACAGGGCAGATTTTTACAGTTTCTGTAGCAGGAAAGACTGGAACATTTTATCTGGAAGTCCAAGCTGCAGACCAAGGCACAAGAAGACTCACAGCCCAGACAACAGTCAAC gtaACCATTCACTCCAGTTCCAGTAACAACATTGTGGTGGTGGTACTTAGTCAGAAGATCAATGTTGTTGAAAGAAACATTGCTGAagtaaaaag GGTCCTGGAAAATAAACTCGCATGGAATGTATACATCGTTGATGTTTATTCCAATgagtttgaaagaaaagcaagaagcagcactGATGTAACCTATgtaaaaattattgcttttgaTAAGGCAAACCAGGAAGTATCTGCAGAAGATGTAAAGAG AAAACTTAGGGAGCAGAAGAGTAACATTGAGATAGAACTGGAGGAAATATTTTCAACGCCTGTTACTGCTGCCATAGAAGAGGCTCCTGCAGACTCAGCAACTCCTGAACTCATTGCAACGATTGTGCTCAGCGTTCTGCTAGCCTGCACCCTCGTAGCCTTCCTGGTATACGTACTTTTTActctaaaaaggaaaag aAAGTATAGGCAACAGTATTTGGTGAAGCAGCAAGCTGAAATTATGGAGGGTATTGATAATCCGTGTGCAACTGACAAAAGCGGAAGTCTGAACAGCTTAAAGAAACTAGAGCACACGAATAACGT gaaaatggaaataatagcGTTTAGCAACATGGAAGACACCAAAGGAGGTGATGCTGACAAAGACGTAATTCAGGCCAATGAAACACGCAATTACCTGGAGACGCTACTGTTAGATTGCAACAGtgaacatgaagaaaatgtaGCATCTGAAAAAGCTGCTGAACCTAGAAATGTAGATGCCCAGCCCACTGCAGAATTCAGGACAAAACAG GATTACTTTCTGACAGATACAAATCAAGAGTCAGCTCTTTCCGTAACACCCGATCCCACAATGCCTGCCCCtgaaaaagaactgaaaggagtaaaattttcagaagtggctATTATTTTGGATGCAGAGCCTGAAGATGATGAGCCTGAAGATGATGAGCCTGAAGATGATGAGCCTGATGATCACGATGTCTTTTTTCATCAATAA